In Streptomyces ambofaciens ATCC 23877, a single genomic region encodes these proteins:
- a CDS encoding demethylmenaquinone methyltransferase yields MTRASLNKQPHEVASMFDHVAERYDLTNAVLSLGQDRAWRKEVARAVDARPAQKVLDLAAGTATSSLPFARTGAYVVPCDFSLGMLQVGKERHSWLPFTAGDATRLPFADDVFDAVTISFGLRNVQDTDAALREMYRVTRPGGRVVICEFSHPTWTPFRTVYTEYLMRALPPVARAVSSNPDAYVYLAESIRAWPDQPALARRLGEAGWSRVAYRNLTGGVVALHRGFKES; encoded by the coding sequence GTGACCCGCGCTTCCCTGAACAAGCAGCCGCACGAAGTCGCCTCGATGTTCGACCACGTCGCGGAACGGTACGACCTGACGAACGCCGTGCTCTCGCTCGGCCAGGACCGGGCGTGGCGCAAGGAGGTCGCCAGAGCCGTCGACGCCCGCCCCGCGCAGAAGGTCCTCGACCTCGCGGCCGGCACGGCGACCTCCTCCCTGCCCTTCGCCCGCACCGGCGCCTACGTCGTCCCGTGCGACTTCTCCCTCGGCATGCTCCAGGTGGGCAAGGAGCGGCACAGCTGGCTGCCGTTCACCGCGGGCGACGCGACCAGGCTGCCGTTCGCCGACGACGTCTTCGACGCGGTCACCATCTCCTTCGGGCTGCGCAACGTGCAGGACACGGACGCCGCGCTGCGCGAGATGTACCGGGTGACGCGGCCCGGCGGCCGGGTCGTCATCTGCGAGTTCTCGCACCCGACCTGGACGCCCTTCCGGACCGTCTACACCGAGTACCTGATGCGCGCCCTGCCGCCGGTGGCCCGCGCGGTGTCGTCCAACCCCGACGCGTACGTCTACCTCGCCGAGTCCATCCGCGCCTGGCCCGACCAGCCGGCGCTCGCCCGGCGGCTGGGCGAGGCCGGCTGGTCCAGGGTGGCGTACCGGAACCTGACGGGCGGCGTGGTGGCGCTGCACCGCGGGTTCAAGGAGAGCTGA
- a CDS encoding prepilin peptidase, whose protein sequence is MSTGLLVVLVAALWGAATGALLPRAAYRFSAPSGEAWRDSCPQEHPVPGWLGRARCARCGAEATSYGPRTASLAAVTALVCAALAAATGTRPELAVWLLLAPAAVLLAAVDLRVRRLPDPLTLPLAGAALVLLGLAALAPEHAGRWTTALLGALALGAGYCVLFLINPAGMGFGDVKLALTAGAALGWYGWPTVMLGTFAGFLLGALYGGALVVARRAGRKTAIPFGPFLIAGAFLGVLAGAYAA, encoded by the coding sequence ATGAGCACCGGCCTCCTGGTAGTCCTCGTCGCCGCGCTCTGGGGCGCGGCGACGGGCGCGCTCCTGCCCCGCGCCGCCTACCGCTTCTCCGCCCCCTCGGGGGAGGCGTGGCGCGACAGCTGCCCGCAGGAGCACCCGGTCCCGGGCTGGCTGGGCCGGGCGCGGTGCGCGCGGTGCGGCGCCGAAGCGACGTCGTACGGGCCCCGCACCGCCTCCCTCGCCGCCGTCACCGCCCTCGTCTGCGCCGCCCTGGCCGCCGCCACCGGCACCCGTCCCGAACTGGCCGTCTGGCTGCTGCTCGCCCCCGCCGCCGTGCTGCTGGCCGCGGTCGACCTGCGGGTACGGCGGCTGCCCGACCCCCTCACCCTGCCGCTCGCCGGCGCCGCCCTCGTCCTCCTCGGCCTCGCCGCGCTCGCGCCCGAGCACGCCGGCCGGTGGACCACCGCCCTGCTGGGCGCCCTCGCGCTCGGCGCCGGCTACTGCGTCCTGTTCCTCATCAACCCGGCCGGCATGGGCTTCGGCGACGTGAAACTGGCCCTCACGGCCGGTGCCGCCCTCGGCTGGTACGGCTGGCCGACGGTCATGCTCGGCACCTTCGCCGGGTTCCTGCTCGGCGCGCTCTACGGCGGGGCCCTCGTCGTCGCCCGGCGGGCCGGGCGCAAGACCGCCATCCCCTTCGGGCCGTTCCTGATCGCGGGTGCGTTCCTCGGCGTGCTGGCCGGGGCCTACGCGGCCTGA
- a CDS encoding GNAT family N-acetyltransferase, with translation MNRALPVVRLRVPTDEDAVAWHRIFDDPDVMEFHGGRSAELSVYEELTARQRRHDAEHGFCLWTMVDEEGRVVGFTGAQPWPQEWGPKGEIEIGWRLGREHWGKGYVTAAARQTLERVRAAGVAEVVAMVNARNARSIAVTERLGMRLSEVFTTPVSEQQGHCYRLPLHSTAPVT, from the coding sequence GTGAACCGAGCTCTGCCCGTTGTACGGTTGCGCGTCCCCACCGACGAGGACGCCGTCGCCTGGCACCGGATCTTCGACGACCCGGACGTCATGGAGTTCCACGGCGGGAGGTCCGCGGAGCTGTCCGTCTACGAGGAGCTCACCGCCCGCCAGCGCCGGCACGACGCCGAGCACGGCTTCTGCCTGTGGACGATGGTGGACGAGGAGGGCCGGGTGGTCGGCTTCACCGGCGCCCAGCCGTGGCCGCAGGAGTGGGGCCCCAAGGGCGAGATCGAGATCGGCTGGCGCCTCGGCCGGGAGCACTGGGGCAAGGGGTACGTGACGGCGGCGGCCCGGCAGACGCTGGAGCGGGTGCGGGCCGCGGGCGTGGCGGAGGTCGTGGCGATGGTCAACGCGCGCAACGCCCGGTCCATCGCGGTCACGGAGCGGCTGGGCATGCGGCTCTCCGAGGTCTTCACGACGCCGGTCTCCGAGCAGCAGGGGCACTGCTACCGGCTGCCCCTGCACTCGACGGCGCCGGTCACCTGA
- a CDS encoding geranylgeranyl reductase family protein — MTEPLSDHTADVIVVGAGPAGSTTAYHLAKAGLDVLLLEKTAFPREKVCGDGLTPRAVKQLVAMGIDISEEAGWLRNKGLRIIGGGSRLQLDWPDLASFPDYGLVRKRDDFDDQLARQAQKAGARLYERCNVGAPVVDDRTGRITGVHAKLGEDKREVTFHAPLVVAADGNSTRLSLAMGLHRREDRPMGVAVRTYFTSPRHDDDYLESWLELWDRRGAQDRLLPGYGWIFGMGDGTSNVGLGVLNTSSSFKEIDWREILKAWCASMPEDWGYTPDNMTGPIRGAALPMAFNRQPHYTKGLLLVGDAGGLVNPFNGEGIAYAMESGQIAADVIVQAHARSTPAQREIALQRYPRVLKDTYGGYYTLGRAFVKLIGNPKVMQIATQRGLTHPILMKFTLKMLANLTDPTGGDAMDRIINGLSKVAPKA; from the coding sequence GTGACCGAGCCCCTCTCCGACCACACCGCCGATGTGATCGTCGTGGGCGCGGGGCCAGCCGGCTCCACGACCGCGTACCACCTGGCCAAGGCGGGACTCGACGTCCTCCTGCTGGAGAAGACCGCCTTCCCACGGGAGAAGGTCTGCGGCGACGGCCTCACCCCGCGCGCGGTCAAGCAGCTCGTCGCCATGGGGATCGACATCTCCGAGGAGGCCGGCTGGCTGCGCAACAAGGGTCTGCGCATCATCGGCGGCGGCTCCCGCCTCCAGCTCGACTGGCCGGATCTGGCCTCCTTCCCCGACTACGGACTCGTCCGCAAGCGCGACGACTTCGACGACCAGCTCGCCCGGCAGGCCCAGAAGGCCGGCGCGCGCCTGTACGAGCGCTGCAACGTCGGCGCCCCGGTCGTCGACGACCGCACCGGCCGCATCACCGGCGTGCACGCCAAGCTGGGGGAGGACAAGCGCGAGGTCACCTTCCACGCGCCGCTGGTCGTGGCCGCCGACGGCAACTCCACGCGGCTGTCCCTCGCGATGGGCCTGCACCGCCGCGAGGACCGCCCGATGGGCGTCGCGGTCCGCACGTACTTCACCTCGCCGCGCCACGACGACGACTACCTGGAGTCCTGGCTGGAGCTGTGGGACCGCCGGGGCGCCCAGGACCGCCTCCTGCCGGGCTACGGCTGGATCTTCGGCATGGGCGACGGCACCTCGAACGTCGGCCTGGGCGTGCTGAACACCTCCTCGTCCTTCAAGGAGATCGACTGGCGCGAGATCCTCAAGGCCTGGTGCGCCTCCATGCCGGAGGACTGGGGCTACACCCCGGACAACATGACCGGCCCGATCCGCGGCGCCGCCCTGCCCATGGCCTTCAACCGCCAGCCCCACTACACCAAGGGCCTGCTGCTCGTCGGTGACGCCGGCGGCCTGGTGAACCCCTTCAACGGCGAGGGCATCGCCTACGCCATGGAGTCCGGCCAGATCGCCGCCGACGTCATCGTCCAGGCCCACGCGCGGTCCACGCCGGCCCAGCGCGAGATCGCCCTCCAGCGCTACCCGCGCGTCCTGAAGGACACCTACGGCGGCTACTACACGCTGGGCCGCGCCTTCGTGAAGCTCATCGGCAACCCGAAGGTCATGCAGATCGCGACCCAGCGCGGCCTCACCCACCCCATCCTGATGAAGTTCACCCTCAAGATGCTCGCCAACCTGACGGACCCGACGGGCGGCGACGCGATGGACCGCATCATCAACGGACTGAGCAAGGTCGCGCCGAAGGCGTGA
- the mqnC gene encoding cyclic dehypoxanthinyl futalosine synthase — protein MTEKADLQPILDRAAAGGRITPEEALDLYRDAPLHALGAAADAVRRRRYAGTEHIATYIIERNINYTNVCVTACRFCAFYAAPKDTAKGWTRDLDDILRRCAETIELGGTQIMFQGGHHPDYGVEYYEKHFSAIKKEFPELVIHSLGASEVEHMARISKVSVEEAITRIHAAGLDSFAGAGAELLPERPRKAIAPLKESGERWLEIMEIAHNLGVESTSTMLMGTGETNAERIEHLRMIRDVQDRTGGFRAFIPYTYQPENNHLKGRTQATLFEYLRMIAIARVFLDNVAHIQGSWLTTGKEVGQLSLHYGADDLGSIMLEENVVSSAGAKHRSNRLEIIDLIRKAGRVPAQRATTYEHLVVHDDPANDPVDERVVSHISSTAIEGGTAHPELKLLASN, from the coding sequence GTGACCGAGAAGGCCGACCTTCAGCCCATCCTCGACCGCGCCGCCGCCGGTGGGCGGATCACCCCCGAAGAGGCGCTCGACCTCTACCGGGACGCGCCGCTGCACGCGCTGGGCGCCGCCGCCGACGCCGTACGCAGGCGGAGGTACGCCGGTACCGAGCACATCGCGACGTACATCATCGAGCGCAACATCAACTACACCAACGTGTGCGTCACGGCGTGCAGGTTCTGCGCCTTCTACGCCGCGCCCAAGGACACCGCCAAGGGCTGGACCCGCGACCTGGACGACATCCTGCGCCGCTGCGCGGAGACGATCGAGCTGGGCGGCACCCAGATCATGTTCCAGGGCGGCCACCACCCCGACTACGGCGTCGAGTACTACGAGAAGCACTTCTCCGCCATCAAGAAGGAGTTCCCCGAACTCGTCATCCACAGCCTGGGGGCGAGCGAGGTCGAGCACATGGCGCGGATCTCGAAGGTGTCGGTCGAGGAGGCCATCACCCGGATCCACGCCGCCGGGCTCGACTCCTTCGCGGGCGCCGGTGCGGAGCTGCTGCCCGAGCGTCCGCGCAAGGCCATCGCCCCGCTGAAGGAGTCCGGCGAGCGCTGGCTGGAGATCATGGAGATCGCGCACAACCTGGGCGTCGAGTCCACCTCCACCATGCTCATGGGCACCGGCGAGACCAACGCCGAGCGCATCGAGCACCTGCGGATGATCCGGGACGTGCAGGACCGCACCGGCGGTTTCCGCGCCTTCATCCCGTACACGTACCAGCCCGAGAACAACCATCTGAAGGGCCGCACGCAGGCCACGCTCTTCGAGTACCTGCGGATGATCGCCATCGCCCGCGTCTTCCTCGACAACGTCGCCCACATCCAGGGTTCCTGGCTGACGACCGGCAAGGAGGTCGGCCAGCTCTCCCTGCACTACGGCGCCGACGACCTCGGTTCGATCATGCTGGAGGAGAACGTCGTGTCGTCGGCCGGTGCCAAGCACCGCTCCAACCGGCTGGAGATCATCGACCTGATCCGCAAGGCGGGGCGCGTCCCGGCGCAGCGGGCCACGACGTACGAGCACCTCGTCGTGCACGACGACCCGGCGAACGACCCCGTCGACGAGCGCGTCGTCTCGCACATCTCGTCCACGGCGATCGAGGGCGGCACGGCCCACCCCGAACTGAAGCTGCTCGCTTCCAACTGA